The Chloroflexota bacterium genomic sequence GGTGGCCCTGCTCGAGAGCAGCATCCACGCGGCAGCGCCCCCTCGGCGAGGCAGCATCTTTCATCCGAAGACCTGGGTGCTCCGATTCCGCGGTCCGTCCCAGGAGTTCTCCTACCGGCTCCTCGTGCTCTCGCGCAATCTCACCGCAAGTCGCAGTTGGGACACCATCCTCCGGCTTGACGGGCGGCCGGGAGACCGAACCAGCGCAAACAGCGGGCCCCTGGCGCAGTTCGTTCGCGCGCTGCCCGAAATGGCCGTCCCGCCATTGCCGCCGAGCCGTCACTCGATTCTCACCACGCTTGCCGACGAACTTCGCAGCGTCGAGTGGGAGTTGCCTGCCGGCGTTCGCGAGGCCCGCTTCCACCCCATCGGACTCCGGAATGCCCCCTCGTTTGCGTTTGAGGAGCACTCCCGCGGCTATCGAAAGCTCGCGATTTCACCGTTCCTCGGCGCAGGTGCGCTACGGCGATTTTTCCGACCCAAGGCCGGACGGACATCAATCCTCGTCTCATGCGGCGAGGAGCTCAATGCCCTTCCCCCGGCCGCGCTCGAACACGTGGATGTCTACGAGATTGATCCGACGGCGAGTCTTTCCGGGGATGATGTCGAGGACGACGGGTTCCAGACCTTGTCGACCAACCTGCACGCCAAGCTCTTCGTCGTGGAGCGCGCTCGGCTCGCGCATCTCTTCGTCGGCTCCGCCAATGCGACCCACGCAGGCTTCAGCCACAACGTCGAATTCCTCTGTGAGCTCGTCGGCCCGGTTGCGAAGTTCGGGGTCAATGCGATCGTCGGCGAGAATGCTCCGTTTCGCGCCATGCTCATGCCCTACGTTGCCGCCGCCGCGCCGGAGGTGGACGAAGCCAGCGAAGCCGAACGGGGGCTCACGGATCTGCTGTTTGGCATTGCGTCCCGTGTTGCCTTTCGCACCACTGTCACGAAAGCGGACGACGGATGGGTTGCCCGGATTGCCGCCGATGGCACGCTGCCGCCCATGCCCGAGGACTCCAGGCTCACCGTCGCTCCCCACAACCGGGACGACGAGGCCCACGCACTCAGTCCCGCGGAGCCGATCGACGTGGAACTG encodes the following:
- a CDS encoding phospholipase D family protein, which encodes MLAPDSRELLLDALRPPPRHSLDHAVATTFTLDLEIALMVPLAFAGFQFDEQSDPVEVMQALRTMSGRMDIFCQAGAIHAGKWPSDLVALLESSIHAAAPPRRGSIFHPKTWVLRFRGPSQEFSYRLLVLSRNLTASRSWDTILRLDGRPGDRTSANSGPLAQFVRALPEMAVPPLPPSRHSILTTLADELRSVEWELPAGVREARFHPIGLRNAPSFAFEEHSRGYRKLAISPFLGAGALRRFFRPKAGRTSILVSCGEELNALPPAALEHVDVYEIDPTASLSGDDVEDDGFQTLSTNLHAKLFVVERARLAHLFVGSANATHAGFSHNVEFLCELVGPVAKFGVNAIVGENAPFRAMLMPYVAAAAPEVDEASEAERGLTDLLFGIASRVAFRTTVTKADDGWVARIAADGTLPPMPEDSRLTVAPHNRDDEAHALSPAEPIDVELPPRELADITAFLRLTVSHTVAGKPVQCSAVVCSKLHGAPADRFQTILARQIDTPEKFMRLLALLIGFASASVVDMATTAEGQGSWSTGAGQGVLELLARALSERPDSIDHLEEIVEHLRRSAAGPAVLPRGWDDVWLPALEARRAMRAGDP